The Alnus glutinosa chromosome 8, dhAlnGlut1.1, whole genome shotgun sequence DNA segment GTTTGAGACTTAGATTCTCATCTGCTTTTTGACAAATGtagatctttttttcttttcttttttcttttttctttttcctttctttcttcttcttcttcttcttttttttttttttttttctaatttaattcCTTTCTCTTTTGTGAATTGGACTGGGATTCTAATCCAAGAGAACTGTAGTTTACATAAGCCCCCAGTTTTTGCTTGTTGGTCAAGGTCTCTCCTAGTGCTTTGTAGAATGATAGTAATACAAAGAGTTTTGAGGGATTTGTGGACCCCTGGTAAATTGGGTCTGCCCTGGTAGAGAAAGGCGTCTCAGTTTTCTTAATTTACATCTTGTAATTTAGGGCATAATTATGGTTTCACAAGATGTTTTTCACTTTCTTACAGGATGTATTATTTTCATCATTCATGTCATATCACAGTTATCATAAAGATTGCAATAGAAACCTTACGAAAAGGAACTTTCTTCTAATGGTTGCAGGAAtgatctctctccctctctctctctctctctctctctctctctaaacatGATAGAGAGATTAAATTACTCAAAGCTTTTAAGATATTGCAAACTAAAAGAGTGCTGTCAGGCGTCCTATTGCTTTCACTACAAGTTGTTTACAAATTAACATGGTAATTTAAGTGGCAAATTACTATGTCAgcaagtaaataattaaatttacctattaaattttgttgcttaatttttACCAATGTTGAGCCATGTGGCACTCATTGATTGCCACGTGAATTTGTAAGTGATTGTGGTAAAAGTTATAATATACCaagcatttttcattaaataaaattatatcaaATACTACATGAAAACGAAGTAGGCCTAAAAACTTAATTACAATATTGTTCAGCATCTCATATATAGTCATGATTTTATTAAAGACTAGCCAATGAACCCCTTCAAAGTTAAgccaaaagaattttttttaaaagaaaaaaagaagtctGTCTAAGGCATCGTTTGGTTTGTAgaatgagtatttcattgaaaaattgaataattattaCCAGGAATAAAAAAGAGtggaatggaatggttattcctactatttagtttaataacacatatactttaattggaatataatcaaaattactaaaaaaaactctacattatctttcttttttttttaagaaaaaaaaaactcaaattattaaaataaataaataaattgaaaaccAACCCACCAAAgagccgggggtggccgcaaccACCCTCAAGGGACTCTGGGGTAGCCACTGCCACCCCCGAAGCATTTggtggctggccgaccacctcAATGGACAGTTGACCAACCATTGTAAGGGTTtggtgttattattattattattattattttgtagaaaATGTATGAACTGTTTggaaattatgtttttaaaaaattgcgatttgaaaacgcagaaaattgctttttcaaatcgcagacaagtgggtatttttttgaaaacatataattttaaaggATAACCTGCGATTTTGTGAAACATTTAactgtgttttttaaaaaccactttttcaaatcgcacattttaaaattgctatttttaaattgcactttttgaaatcgcaaattcaaACGGACCCATAGTCTATTCCTATAGGAATATttattcctcttattttttagagaaatatatattcttctttGTAAGGAAATAGTTCGTAGAATAGACCCTTATCAAACAAATGAATGTCATTCCATTCCGAGAGTCTATTTCGCGAACTAAACTAGGCCTAAAAGGGAAAAGGGGAGCACTTAAAGCTTAGCCATGCCAAAAGTTTTGGAGTAGCAAATTAAAAATGTCGTGCAAAAATAAACTCGCTCTCACTTTCTCTCCTCCAGGCTCCAAGTGGAAAATTTAGACGACAACACCTTCGATTCAAAATGGAGCTGAATATATACTTCACGCCTGCTCGTTTCTGGGTTTAATCTTCCTAGCTCAATCAGACAAAGAATCTCTCGATCGATCTAGATCAGCTTCAGGTATGAACGACCAGGGGACTACTGTAGCGAGCTTATAGGGCACAAGAAGCTCAGTTGTACGTCCAAATCCTCCACAACCATTCCCTCATGTGACGTCAAATATAGCATCCCTCTTCAAGCAAGCTCAGAAACCAAAACTAATCCTTATGAGTTATGATCATGCTTTGTGTAATGATTGACAAACTTGGTTTCCTTTTGATGGCCCATGTCCCTCCCCTTGGTTCTAAGTTAAGGGAGGTCTTTTGTTGACATGGCGCAATGGTGCAGAACTTGAGTGTACGTTTTATTACTAATGTGAATACTATATCTGCTTGGTGTTATATATTCTTATCCTCCAAATAATCCTTGGATATCTCCTTATTATTCTCATAGAGATCAATTCTGGGATGAACATTATGAAAATTGGAGATAATGCTCTCTGAATACTTAGACCACTCACAGCGACTTATCTAAAATTTTATCTAGAATAGCTAATGAGAAAACTCACTTTTCTAATTTAGTTAACCACTTTTCAACGCCTTCCTCCATCAGCTTATCTaaatttctctctattttattaaaataagcatttttcttcttcctttattattattattatttttgttaaaaacctaTCTCTGCGCAGCCACGATCCGGCGCTGGAGATGCTGTGGTGGGGGTGAGTAGGTACGGTTACGACGCGTTGAAGGCTTCTTCCTTTTGTGGTTTTGTTATCTATTGTAGATTCATAGTGAGTTTTACATAAccactgtgaatgctcttatgGTATGGTAGACTTAGGTTTTTCTTAGGTTTTTCTGAGAATCCTTTTACTTAGTCAAACCATAGGGAAGGAAGACATGCATCTTATAAAACAAAGATTAGAATGAGGAGTTGCCTCCACTCAATGGATCCATATATTTCATTCTTTTGATGAATTTTGGACTAGGCACCTGGAATGTCGATCAATTATTATAGGAGCTTTGGATTCTTATGTTAATGGTTCTTCTGCTTTTATCTTAGCAAAGAAACTGAAATCCACAAAACATGCTTTGAAGATTTGGAATAATATTTACTTCGAGTTTTTGTAATGAAAAATTGACGAATAGATTAAAAAAGCTAATAAGACAATCACAAAGTACCCGTCCTGATAGTTATTGAAACCGAGGTAGAGACCAAAGGAAGACTTTAACCCCTAAATGAATAAGAACAAGTTGGTTTCCATCGACGACATGCTGTACATGGAAATGCCGTTTACATTTTGAATTCGTTGCTACAAGTAAAAGGTGATAAAGGCAAGAAACTACTCATAATTGGATCCATGTATTTTATTACTACTATTTGTTCATGAATTTTCTTGGGAAGGTATtaaacaaggaaaaagaaaatggaattgAAATTGGAAACAGCATAGATTATCAATATCGATTGTAAACTCTACATATATTAACAAACTGACAAAATAGTGTGGCTGATATCTTGAGCATCGAGCTTCAGCCTTTTCTCTTCTTGGCACCATTCTTCTTTTTGGACTTCCTAACCCCTGCACCACTCTCCTGTAACCAGCAAGTGTATTCAAACGCATTAGGTGACATAAAGTGAACACCAAAGTCATCAATATAGGAGGTTTTTAGATGTACCCCCTTTGaatagaagggaaaaaaaaaaaagaaaagtcatcGTTAATATAGGAGGTTTTTAGATGTACCTTCCGGTATTGTCTATAACCACTTCGACCTGCCAGCTCCTTCCCATCTTTAGTGACGTAAACCTGCAGAGGAATGATAAAAGGATAGATAGCATCAGCCTGCAAATTAGAACAAAAGTAGGTACCAAGCAAATACCAACTCAAATATCCAAACATCAAGCAAATGAAGCCAGCCATAACAGTTTGAAAATTGCTaggttttcaaaaattttcccaaaaattcGGTTCCCAAATGGTGTGTCACCATGTGATCTATTGTTTTAGTAAATAGAGACATACGGTAACAGTTTCATATTTTGAGAACCAAATTTGGGAaacctagcatttctctaacAGTTTCACAGAAACCTTGGATCACTTCATTTTTTGTGAGATGCCACAATAAGTGTTCACAGACAAACATGATTACTTCCACTATTTCAATTATAATGATAAAATCATTAACAACTCACATTTACGAAATCAACTCTCAAAACTTTTACATGGCTCACATGTGCAAACATCAAGTGACGGGGCAAGTAAATGAATTCAACCTGCAAATTGCTATAATCCTACTTGAAATTCActcaaaccaaaagaaaatatatagtaACTGACATACCTTCCTTCCCTCTGGGTTTGTATACCAATGACCTGCAGACTGGCCATTTGCATGAACCCGTCGTTGGCCAGCATCCTTTGGAGTGCTAGCAGAGCTTTTGGGGTTCACCCAACTTTCAGGAGCATGCAAGACTTCTTCAGCATTTGATTTTTTCGATTTACTTTTTCCCTTTGATGACCTGTTTGCAACATTGATTTTCCGAGCTGCTTTCTGTTTAGAAGCTTCTCCCTTCCTAAATGAAGAAGCAGTTTTGGGGTCCATCCAGCCTCCAGAAGGAAGCAAGACTTCTTCggcatttgatatttttgatttatttcttcCCCTCGTGGAGCTTTTCTCAACATTGCTTTTACAAGTTGGTCGCTGTCTAGAAGCTTCTTCATGGTTAAATTGTCTCCTGAAGTGGCAATAAGTCCATACTATGATATAACACACAATAAAGTTGATGAAtagcaaaaacaataaaaaatagaagaaagtgagATACATGTAATCAATAACTGAAGCATTAGGCTGCTGATTTCCTCTGTTCTTCATAACACCCAGTGGGGAAAAGTTGGGTAAGCGATCACGGACTAATTTCTGAACCCTTGGATCATCATGGAAAAAATAATGATGAGCAGGAGGAACGGGATCATCTGAGTCCCATACTTGTCCATCTTTTCTGCTGCTAGTTGTATTTTCTTGACAAACCTCATTGGTATTAACACATACATTGCTCCTCGATTTCTGGGCTACACTCTTCTCCTTCAAAGATAGGAAGTATTCTTCACAAACCTCATCCAAAGCAGGTGTTTGAATGCGAAAACTCTTCATTGGACAG contains these protein-coding regions:
- the LOC133875490 gene encoding uncharacterized protein LOC133875490 — its product is MAGYEPPSFSLGLDLVLDSELQVLREDHPIQTPAPNSVTHGCASEDEAFGPQVLDSDPETGPEPPRILKRLRRGPTTATKTPLLQKRLDSPHSRCAGDDEIEEFSSQDGDFLRDAHPPLHQQSMCSSSKIPLHGCGFLTTQSSSQGKARKRKHFSDTPASASLETSGNLSTLPKLTISPLRRFQLLDSDSDDPSSHDNVSREAHKTGPSLTERQSNPDHSATLSEQKRKESPDVNKKVDLWKDFCPMKSFRIQTPALDEVCEEYFLSLKEKSVAQKSRSNVCVNTNEVCQENTTSSRKDGQVWDSDDPVPPAHHYFFHDDPRVQKLVRDRLPNFSPLGVMKNRGNQQPNASVIDYMRQFNHEEASRQRPTCKSNVEKSSTRGRNKSKISNAEEVLLPSGGWMDPKTASSFRKGEASKQKAARKINVANRSSKGKSKSKKSNAEEVLHAPESWVNPKSSASTPKDAGQRRVHANGQSAGHWYTNPEGRKVYVTKDGKELAGRSGYRQYRKESGAGVRKSKKKNGAKKRKG